A segment of the Leptolyngbya sp. FACHB-261 genome:
GACCCGTAAGTTGGCGTTGAATTTCCTGCACAATGACATGAGCTCGACCGCAGTTAGGAGACTGATAATCTCCATACTCCACTAAGGTTACAACAGCCTCCTTCGAGCCTTGTCTGTGGTCACGCTCCCCTACTGGAAGAATCAGTCTATCCATATCTACCGCTTGACTCATGAGTTTCTCAGAGGCGTGTCTTGCGAATGGATGGGCGTTTCTACTTGAGGTCCATGAACAAGAGTATCGAGCTTGTAGGCTTTAACCACACTGCTCCTCAGTCATGAGTTTCAGCAGTCCCAGAACTTAGGGAAGTTGTTAGCTCTAGAGACAGGAAAAATCCTTATCCTTTGGCTAGGTCACATTGAGCCAAGTCATGCCTATCTAGATTGTGTTGGTCAAATATGTGTTGACCAAATGCATGTTGGCCAAACATGTGTTGGCCCAAGTTATGTTGGCCTAGCTTTGTGTTTGCCTGGACCGAACCTATGGGCCGAACATAGCCTAGTTAGCTGGCAACCTTTCTAGCCAGGATATCGTAACTAGGCTTCCCCAAACTTACCCTAGACGCGCAAGGCCTCGTTTGAGTGCTACTACCACGGCTTGTGTCCGGTCGCTGACTCCCAGTTTGACCAAAATATTGTTGATATGAAACTTGACTGTGCCACTGGTAATTGCCAGAGCAGTAGCGATTTCCTGGCTGCTTTTACCGGCCACCAAGTGCTGGAGCACTTCTAGCTCCCGCTCTGTAAGTTCTAGGCCACCAATCCGTTCGGTCAGCTTGACTGCTACGGTTGAGGCAATGTGCTTTTGCCCACTATGCACAGCACGAATGGCATCAAATAGTTCTTGGCAAGGGGCATCTTTAAGCAAATAGCCGCGCGCACCCGCCCTCAAACCCCGATAGATGTCCTCGTCCCCGTCATAGGTCGTCAGAACAATGATCCGAGCCTCAGGAAATTCGGCTCGGATCGCAGCAACGGCATCCGCTCCCTCCATGCGTGGCATGCGCAAGTCCATGAGTGTTACGTCTGGTTGATGCTGACGGAATAGAGCAATGGCCTCCTGCCCGTCTCCGGCCTGAGCAATGATTGTCATATCAGCTTCGCGCTCCAACAGCGCGGATAGACCCTCGCGCACGGGTGGATGATCATCCACAATCAGAATCCGAATGGCGCTGGCACTACTCATGACCTTCCCCTGCTCCTGCTGTACCTAGACCGCAACCACCACCACCACTTGCGTTCCCTCTCCTGGCGAACTGACGATAGTCAAACCTCCGCTGATTCGCTCGGCCCGCTCCTGCATACTGATCAACCCAAAGGAATCACGCTCTCTGGGCAGTGAGAGATCCAACCCCTTACCATTGTCTCGAACACAAAGACGGACTTCGTGGCCGCTAAAGCTCAACTCCAAATCGAGTCTGGTGGCTTCAGCATGTTTGAGAACATTGGTCGTAGCCTCTTGAGCGATGCGCAACAGCTCGCTTTCCAAATCAGGGGGCAAGGGACGCGGGGTGCCCTGAACTTGAAACTCAGCGCTGATTTGTGTACCTGCGGTTTTCTGGTGAAGATAGCGTTGAAGCGCATCGGTGAGATTATGGTCCTCTAGCCCTCCTGGCCTTAGGGCGCGGACTGAGCGGCGGGCTTCAGCCAAGCCAGCACGGGCAAACTTGCTAGCCCGAACAATATGAGTCTGGGCTGCCTGAGGCTGCTCCTGCACGATCCGATTGGCGGCCTCCAGTTGCAGAATGATGCTGGTTAGGGCTTGGGCTAGGGTGTCGTGGATCTCACGCGCCATGCGGTTGCGTTCTTCTTGCAGCGTTGCTTGCTGGGCTGCCTGTTTTGCCCTATCAGCCAGCCGCGTCAATTGAATCGCTAGAGCTGCTTGGTGGGCCAATGCATAGATCAGTTCCAGTTCTTCAGGCTTGAGCGCTGTCTTCTGCTCAAAAGCGAGGCCAAGCATACCAACCGGCTGCTCGCCAGCCATCAGAGCCAGAGCCGCTGCCTCATCATCCCCCACGCGACGATGCCACTCCAGCGTGCCAGGCCAGGCCGGGCCGTCAAAATCGTGGACATTGACCTGGTAGATCTGTCGGGTCTGGCACATGGCACTGAAGGCAGGGGTAATATCTGCCGAAAATGGGGATTGGAACAAGCCCGGCTCGTCCGCAACTGCGCCTAAATGAACCCGTCCAGCATTCACCGATAGATGCAGTTCGAGCGTATTGGCAGTGGCATTGAAGAGAAAGACATAACCTCGGCTGGCTCCAGCTTGCTGCGTGATTTCGAGCAGGACGTGACCGAGGAACGAATCCAAATCGGAGTCCTCTGCCAACTGATTCAAACTGCGCTTGAGGGCTTCGTTTGCTTTTGCCAGTTCTGCTGAACGTTCTTCAGCGGCTCTGGCACGTTCTTCAATGAGTCGCTCAACTAACTGTTTGCGGTGTAAAGCAGCCCCAATACTGTCGGCAGCAGCCGTGAGCACATCGATTTCTTGCTGAGTCCAATGGCGAGGGTTTACACAGTCATCAAAGCCAACACAACCGAGATAATGTCCTTCAATAAAGATAGGAACCACGCCAGTCGATTTAATTTCAAGCAACTCAAATTGGGCTCGGGTCACCTCTGGCAAGTCATCCACAACTCGCCAGATGGAGCGACCGGCATAAAGGGGCTGGATCAAGACCTGAAACTTCTCGTTGTCCATCACCGACATACCGACGGAGGCATGAGCGGAGCAACCTTCTGCAACCCATTCATAGGCGACACAATGTTGTCGTTTTTGGCTGAACGGATCTTGTCGTTCAAGGATCAGTGACACACGACTGATGTTGGCAACTTCTCCAACTGCCCGGAGAGCTGCTGGAATGGCTGTGTCCACATCCTCCGTTTCCAGCAGGTCTTTGGTAATTTGAGCCACAACAGAAAGTAGACAATCCCGTTGCTGCAAAGCCTCATTGGCTTTTGTCAGTTCTGCCGCCCGTTCTTGGGCCGCTTTTTCTTGCTCCCGAGCAATTGCGGCTTGTTTAGCCCGCTCAGAAAGACGGGCCAACTGTAAGGCCAAGGCCAATTGTTTGGCTAGTGCCTCGGCTAAAACAATCTCGCTCGCTGTGTAGGGTGACGTTGCCTTACGGCAGATCACCAGGGCCCCTTCGGCAACTCCATCTACAACCAGAGGGATGTTCAGTTCAGCTTCCCAGCCATGTTCGCGTTTAAACTCATCAAAGGCTGAAACTGAAGTTCCTTGCTCGTGATCTACAATGCTGGCTCGGTTGCGCTCTCGAATTGCACTTCCCAAATAGTCTGAAGGCACTTCAACCCCAGCAGCCAGTTTTCGGATCAGCGCAAACTTATCAGGATCGATGGCCTCTAACTCGTGAGGCAGGAAGACCCGACCATCAAGACACCAATAGCGCAGGAAAATCCAGTTGCCACCAGGCTGGTCGTAGAAGGCACAGCTTTGCCCACCAAAGCAGCGTGCCACCACCTTCAGAACCGGCGGCACAAACTCGTCAAGGTCATCAACAACGGCAAGAGCGTCGATAGTAGATTGCAAGGCATCATTTGCCTTCGCCAGTTCTGCGGCACGTTCTTGAGCGGCTTTTTCCCGTTCTAATAAGACTTGATGCTCGGCTTCTTCCCGAGCCTGCTGGATCCGTTTGCGTTGGATGGCGCTGCCAATGCAATCTGCCGCGATTTTTAATACGGCAAATTCAGACGGATTTCGCCGTTTTGCCTCACGGCAGTCGTCAAAGCCAACGACTCCCCAAAACTTGGTTTCTACAAAAATAGGAACAACGTGAAGTGATTTTATCCCAACTGCGGCTTGCACACTGCGAAATGGCTCGGGCATTTCTTCAAGCAAACAGCTGAAGCTCTGTCCCTGACAAAAAAGTTCGTACCATTCTTCAATTCCTTCGTAGCTCCCTTGGGCTGCCTCAGGGTGAGTAATTTGGCGTATGGTATGAGCGGAATCCCATTCGTACAAAATCCTCCACCATATTGAGGATGGATCAGATGGATGAGCAAAATTCTCGATCACTGCGACGCGATCGGTATCCAAGCTTTCCCCAATGATGCGTAGCGCAGTGTTAACTGCATCATCAAAGTTTTCTACCGTTAATAACGCATCCGCAGCTGTCGCTGTCGCCTCTAAGAGCCGATCGCGCTGTCTCAATTCTTCATTCGCTTTTGCCAGTTTCGCGGCCTGTTCTTGAGCTGCCTTTTCCTGTTCTCGGGCAATGGCAGCTTGCTTGGCTTCCTCTGCTAGTCGGGTGAGCTGAATAGCTAACGCAACTTGGTTCGACAAGGCAATGACCAGTTCGCATTCTTCCTGCGAAAAGACTCGTTGCTCACGAAAGCCTAGCCCCAAGAAGCCAACACTGCAATCGCCTGCCTTGAGCACCAGCGCGGCTACTTGTTTGCGTCCCTCCCGCAGATGCCACTCAACGCAATCTGGCCACATGGTTGCTTGTAATTCAGGATCCATGGTGACCATATCGAGAGTTAAGAAGAGGTTTTGCTCCTCCATCAGACGAAAGGCAGGCGTGATATCTACCGAGAAGGCAGCAGAAAAAATTTCAGGCTCAGTGGGTGTGCCCTGCTCGCTCAACTCCCCGTCAATGACCCGAGCAATTAGCTCCAACATCCGGTCCGGGTGCAGCACATATAGGTAAGCAAGATCAGCTTGTAGGGTAGCTGCAATTTCAAGCAGGACTTGCTTCAAGAAGCGGCTCAAATCCCCCTCGTGGGTGAGCCAGGAGAGGCTACGACGTAGGGTTGCATTAGCTCTCGCTAATTCACTGACCCGTTGTTGAGCGGCTTTTTCCTGCTCTCGAGCAATGGCAGCTTGCTTGGCCTCTTCTGCTAGCCGGGTGAGTTGCACCGCTAAGCTCGCTTGATGGACTAATGCCTGAGCCAGCTCAATTTGTTGGGCAGTAACTTGGTGCTCACGGGGAAGGCGAATAATCAACGCGCCGATACAAGTATCCCCCAACACCATAGGAACGTTGATTTCTTTGTACAAACCAACTGCTGCGATCCACTCGCAGTGTTTTGTAAAGGAATTCGTGCTGTGATCTTCGTAAATTAGACATTCCTTGCGCTGTTGCAGGGATTCAACTCCCATTAGCTCAGGCGGCACTCTGAAGCCCGTCAAGCCTGGATGGGTTGGGAAAACCTGGGATATTTCTTCACGGTCAAGGGTTTGCCCCTGCCGACTCATCAGACCAATGTGGGCGATGTCTCCCTCTGGGTGATACCAGTATTCAGTGATAGGGGCTTGGAATTGGTTGGCAATCACCCCCAGGACATGCCCCAAAAACTTGTCTAAATCCGGTTCCTTCGCCAGCACATCCAGCGACTGCTTGAGTGCATCCTTAGCTTTGGTTAACTCTGCTGTGCGCTCTTGCTCAGCCTGCAGGAGAGCTTGTTGAGTTCGGCGCAGTTCAGTGACATCGATCTGTGCGCCCCAGACATCAACAACATAGCCATCCTTGATGTTAGCGACAATGTTATTTAAGAAGTAGCGTTGCTGCCCTTGGGCATCAATTTCTTCCGTTTCTACATTGCGAACACGATAGTTATTTTCCAGAACAGTTCGAATAAACTTCCTGTTCTTTTCTGAGTCCTCCACATGAAAATCGGCGATTTCCAGGCCGGTTAAATCTTCAGGATTCTCAACCCCGTACATTGCAGCAAAAGCAGAATTAACTTCCTCAAGACGAAGATTTTGACAGAACAACTTAAATTGTTCTTCGATTGGCAAGTTGACTGGGAATGGCGGATCCAATTTTGCGTAATGGAATCCTTCGCTACTTAATTCGAACAGGGTCCGATAGCGCTCTTCCGATTCAGCGAGCTGATCAAGGGCTTGTGGGAGATGAGTATTGACCTGCTCTAATTCAGCCGCACGATCCTGGGCCGCTTTTTCCTGCACTTTAATCAGGGCAGTCTGCTTTGCTTCCTCCGCTAACCGAGTAAGCTCTAGTGCTAGCGTGGCTTGATGAGCTAGTGCTTGAACCAGTTCTATCTTCTCCGGGTTCGGCTCTAGCCATTCTCTAAAACACGGAGCCATAAACCCAATTACCTGACCACCTACTACAAGCGGCACAGCAACCACTGTTTCGTGCCCCATTTCTCGATGAAACGAGGGCGCTTGCGGAAAGCTATTGGGATCAGTCGCAGCCATCTCATGTGTCACAATCCAACCGGATTGAATTGCATTCCAACTTGGGCTAAGGTCTGCCGGTATGACTTCCCGAAAGGTTTCTAAACGTGGATCAGTGGCGATATCTACGATCTGACCATGCAGATAAATAGCTTTCATCGAAAGCGTATGGGTTGCTTTGTCATACGAGAACAAAGCATTAGAACAGGCTCCAATTTGCTCTGCGGCTTCGGTTAGCACATGTCCTAGAAATGCCTGCAATTCCGGCTGTTCGGAAAGCTTGCCAACCGCACGTTTCAAGACATTATTGGCTTTTGCCAGTTCCGCTGCCCGTTCTTGAGCCGCTCGTTCTCGTTTCTTGAGGATGGCAGCTTGCTTAGCTTCCTCCGCAAGCCGAGTTAACTGGATAGCTAGGGTAGCCTGCTGCGCTAGAGATTGAAACAGTTCCATCTGCTGCTCGGCCACCTGTTCCTGTTCTCGGAACGCCAGACCGATATGACCGATAGGTTGCTCGTTGAGCCGTAGGGCGAAGGCAACAATGCTCTGGTGTCCCTGCTCTTGGTGGAAGGCTAGTGTGCCAGGCCAGAATAGATGTGCTTCCTCAACCAGATTGAAGAACCTGGGTTGTCGCGACTGCAGCAAGATCTCAAAGAATGGGCTAGCGTCCACCGAGACTTCTGGGGGAAAGGGTTGAATTTCGAGCCGCCCTTCCAAAACCGTAGCCACTGTCGAGAGAGTGTTACGCTCCGGCTGCAAGACGGTGAAATGTCCAGCGGCGGCACCCAGTTGCTGAGCTGCCTCTAGAATCACATACCCCAGAAATGCCTTGAGATCCGATTCATGCGCCAACCTGTCGCCTGTTCGGCGGAGCGCTTCATTGGCCTTGGCAAACTGACGCTCCTGAACCTGAGCCGCTTTTACCTGCCCCCGTAGTGACTGCTCAATCTGCTGCTGTTGGGCAAGCGCTGCCCGCAATGTCTCAATTTCAGCCTGGGCACAGCGTAGTTCTGTTGTTATCCGGTCGCCTGAGTCAGACTCCGTTGACATTGCCTGATTAGCATTGGTTGCTTGTGCTTCAGGCATGATCGGCCTCCCGCAGGGCGTTAATTTCTGGAGTGTAGCCAGTCCTCCCTAACAGAAACGTTATCAGAGCTTAAGTCTAAAGTGTGTAGTTCCTTGCTACTATTCATGTCCTGGATCAACATTAACAACAGGTTAATTGATCCAAATCAAGATTCGAAGTTCTTCACTCAAAAATTAGCAGAATCAGTCATTCTGTCAGAAAACACTCACAGCCTAGCGTAAGAATCATGAAGGAATTTCAGGACCAAAATAAAGAAGCTTAAGTTGAACTTGAACAGGCTTATCAAGAATAAATGCAAGGTATTGCTACACGGGGACGGCTAGCTATTCCCTCAGCAGTGAAATAGCTAATCTGACCAGGCTGCTTGCCTAATACACCACTGACAAAACCCATTTGCGCTTAAGAATCTCATAACAGCGGTGAAAATTTCGTCAATACTAATCGATGCCCCAACCCTATGGCGAGGGCATCGATTAGGCGAGAAAACCAGCTGGCTGCTTTGAATGACTGCTTTAAATTGCTGCTTGGAATTGCTACTTTGAACTAGGGATTCTCATGCAAAAATGCATCGATTTGCCGCAGCTCGTCTTCATTCAGGCGGAATTGAGCGGCGCCAATGATACCCTCAACTTGTTTGGCATTCCGCCCCCCTACAATTGCAGCGGTCACTGCTGGATGGCGTAAGGTCCAGGCAATTGCAACTTCTCCTGGTGAGCGCTCATGCGATTGTCCGATTTGCCGCAGCAGCTCAACAAGCTTTAGGTTACGAGACAGGCGCGGCTCTTGAAATTCAGAACTGCCTTTGCGCCAATCGCCTTCCGCAAGATTGGCAACTCGTTCGGGTGTCATTGTGCCTGTGAGTAATCCGGATTGCATCGGGGAATAAACAATCACCCCAATGTTGTTCTCTTGACAATAGGGTAAAATTTCTTGCTCTATTTCGGGTTTAACTAGCGAGTAGGGTGGTTGTAGAGAGGTAACCGGAGCAATAGCTTGAGCGCGGCGCAATTGCTCGACGCTAAAATTTGAAACCCCAATGTGGCGGACTTTGCCTTCTTCCTTAAACTTTGCGAGTGTGCTCCAGCCTTCTTCAATTTCTGAGTCGGGGTTAGGCCAGTGAATTTGGTACAAGTCGATCGCCTCAACCTGAAGCCGTCGGAGACTCGCTTCCAATTCTCGTCGTATAGAATCTGTTTTCAAACTGCGACCAATTTCACGCTTCTCGTCCCAAATCATCGAGCATTTTGTGAAAATATAGGGACGCTGTGAGCGTTCTTTGAGCGCCTTCCCCACAATTTCCTCAGAATGTCCCAGTCCGTAGATGGCTGCTGTATCAATCCAGTTGACCCCCAGATCCAAAGCTCGCTGGATCGCAGTGATCGAGTCTTGATCTTCCTGCGGTCCCCAGCCGAATGCCCAATCGCCACCACCAATGGCCCAAGCTCCGTAGCCAATTGACGTAATTTGAAGGTCAGAGTTTCCTAACAGTTTTGTTTGCATTGTAATTTGTCTTTGGTTTGGCATTTGGAAGAGAGTCAGTGCTTATATTAAGCTCAATCTTGAGCACCGATGACCTGTAAGCCATGACCTCAAACCCATTCGCCAAGAATCGCAACGCTAAGCACTCCAGCTATAACCGTAAGCGCAGCTTAATAAACTATCAAGCAGACCAATCAAGTGCGTGCCATTACACCTGAAGCGCGAAGGTCGGGGATCTTTAATTCACATTTCTTCAGTCGATGCTAGACGAGCCTTTCCCTATCACAGTACCTATGCTTCCTCCAAGCACGCAATCGACGGGTTTCTAGAAGTTCTACGGCTTGAGTTGCTGCATGAGAAGCGGCCAATCAACGTCACCAATGTGATGCCTGCCTCAATTAACACGCCTCTGTTTAGCAAATCCCGTACCAAAATTGGGGTTAAGCCCCAGGGCTTGCCGCCATTTTATGAACCTGAGTCTGTTGCAGAGGCCATTCTCTACGTAGCAGAGCATCCAAAGCGCGAAATTGTGGTTGGTGGCGCGGGTAAGGCTTTTCTGCTCGGCCAGAAGCTCTCCCCCAGGCTTATCGATTCGCTCTTGCTGCTCCTCGGCTTTAAGTTGCAAAAGACCAAAGAGCCCAAGTCTGAGTCTGATCCAGATAATCTGTTCGAACCTATCTCCAGCGAGGACCGGGTAAAAGGAGATTTCACCAACCAGGCACGGCAAAGCTACTCTACCTGGTTGCAAACCCATCCCACCGCAAAGTGGGCGCAATTGCCGCCTTTGGGATCGCAGCTCTGGCGTTGCTTGTATCACCAGGCAGCCTTTAGAGGTGATGGCCCAGCACAGGGATGGCTCGCTTGACTGCTCCTGTCTACCAGAATGAGCAGCAGCGTCTCCCAAAATAGGTTCTGGTGACCAGGCAACAAGTTTTAGTTGCTTATTGATAGGGCTTAAGAGGCAGTTCAACCTGGAAGGTTGAGCCTTTGCCGACTGTACTCGTCACATGAATTTGTCCACCATGTGCTTGAACAATCTGGCGAACAATTGCTAACCCTAACCCAAAGCCACCGCTCCCCTGCGAACGCTCGGTGTCTACCTGGTAGAAGCGATTGAAGATATAGGGTAAGTCTGCTTCTGGAATCCCGATTCCCGTGTCGACCACCTGAATAATTGCCCATCCAGGCTGGGCAATTAGTCGCAACAGTACAGTTCCGCTGCCAGAAGTGTATTTACAGGCGTTGTCGAGTAAGTTTTCGACTACTTGCCTTAGCAAATCAGGATCAGCCCACAACTCAACTTGTCGCTCGGGTTGTTCGTAATTCAGTTTGATATTTTGAGATTTTGCTATTGTGGCAAACTGGCTTGCTAAATTTTTCAGTAGAGCGTTGAGACTGAGTAATTTTAGCGATTCAGGTGCAAGCCGTCCCTGATGGCGAGCTAACAAGAGCAAATTGTTAACCAAAACTCCCATAGACTTAGCGCTATCCACAATATTTCCCAAGGGGTGGTGGTAGCGCGAGTCATCGGCTGCGATGAATAAACCAAGCTGGGCATTGGTGAGGATAGCAGAGAGGGGCGATCGCAATTCATGGGAGGCGTCTGCTGTAAACTGTTGAAGCTGTTGATAAGCTTGTCGAATAGGCTGCATTGCAAGTCCACTGAGAAACCAACCTGTGAGTCCAATCAGGCCCAGCGTGATCGGAACAGCAAAAGTTAGCACAAGCTGAAACTGAGTGAGATTGTTTTGGGTTTCGATCAGTGGCGTCGCAACCTGAAGATAGCCAAGCACACCAGTTCTGCCTGCAACAGGTAATGTAGCTTGGCGCAGCCAGATCCCTGTTCCCAAAACTGGATCTGTTGATTGAATCGTGAGATAACCAAAGGAGGTATTTAACTGCTCTGGAGGAGAAGCCCCAAAAAAACGGACGAGCCGCCCTTCTACGTTATACCAGCGCACATAGATCAGATCTTCTGCAAGAGGATGAGATCCGCTACCCAACAAGGGAACATTACTCAGATCGACCTGGCTCTGGTTTTGGCGAACCTTATAGTTTACACTGGCGGCCATTACTCTAGTTTTGTCATAGAGCAGTCGGTCAATCCCCTTTAATTTGTCTTGCGCCTCAATCTGATAAATCACCCCAGCAAACAGCACAAGGATGCTTCCCATTGAGAGGGTGAACCAACGAGCCAGATTGCGACGACTTTGGTTGAACACGTCTTGCCTTCACAATCACTGTTTTTTGGGGCATTGCTGTTCGGGAGAAATTAGGCGGTAGCCCATACCATAAATGCTCTCAATCCAATTAGCAGCCCCTACAGCCTGCAAGCGTTGGCGAAGTTTGCGAACCAGAACGGTGATTGCATTGCTTTCTGGTTCAGTTCCCCATTCCCACACAGCTTGTTCTATCTGATTGCGCGTCAAAACCTGTCGAGGATGGCGCATGAGATACTCCAACAACTGGAACTCTCGACTGGAAAGGGAAACCACCGTACCCTGCCGTTCTATGGTGAGAGCGTCAAGGTGAAGGTGCAGATCCTCAAGCCGGAGCGTGTCACCTTGCCAAAGGGGCGAGCGCCGGCTTAATGCCCGCACTCGTGCCATGAATTCAACCAAGTCAATAGGTTTCACCAGATAGTCATCTGCACCCGCATCTAGCCCACTCACTTTTTCAGGTGTGGTATCTCTTGCTGTGATCATCAAGACCGGAGCTGTTTTTCCCGCTGATCTATACTGACGGCACAGATTTATGCCGCTGACTCGCGGCAACATCCAGTCCAAAATCAACAAGTCGTATTCTTTTTCCGATAAAAGCCATTGAGCTGTCTCTCCATCTTTTACACCATCTACGCTATGCCCCGCCTGAGACAGCACCGTTTGCAGCGGCATCAGTTGTTTGGGATCATCTTCTACCAGCAAAACTCTCATATCTCTGCTCACCTCCTCTATGGTTTGCAGCTTTAGCATTAGAGTTTGAAAAAGCTGGCGCATCTACTCTAGGCTGTATTCTGGAATAGAGCAGGCTGTACTAAAGTACAGAGGAGATGGTGGGTTCAGAGCAGATGGAAAAATAGTTAATGATTAAGCGTTGGTTGCAAGCATCAGGTGCAGAGTTCTGGTTGCCACTGCCATTTGTAGCGATCATGTTTTGGTCTGGCTCCAATTTCATAATGGCCCAAGAATTGAGCAAACCTCAAATAACAGAGAACAAACTTCAGGCAGATACTCAGTTTGAAGCAACTGTATCTATCAACATATTGCTAATCAATGCGGTTATTAACCGACAGCAAGGAACGACTCAGATTGAGGTAGAAACAGCAGAACCTATCTTAAAGCGGCTGGAGTTAGATCTGCCGATGACCAACACAAGCCAGATAGAGGAAGCGATCGCTCAAGAACTTCACTTATCGCGTCAAGATGTTCGACAGCTAGTTCGCTACGAAGTCATTGAATGAGGTTTTTCTAGAGCCAGTGCTGATACTAATGAGTTACACTGTGGCTGGCAGTAGCTGCGTTGGCTTTGGCGCGGCTTAGGCGACGTAGACCATTCAAATCTAGATAGCTAAACCCAACTTTTGAGAAAAAGGGTAAAACGCAGAATAGTAACGTTTCAATTGTCTGGTTGACCCAATTCAAACCAGAAGGGCCAATTAACCAGACGATCGGATAGCTAACCCATAGTACTGTAAAGTAGGTCGAAAGCCTGTTATAAAGCCTAGACAGCTCTACACCTTGCCCACGGGTTTTGGCCCTCAAAGGTATCCAAATTCCCCAAAGAATGACTAGAAACGCAACGACACCACAGGTGTACCACAGAAACCTGGCTTCACCATTTCCAGATAAATCCGCGATTAATCCTGTTACGACAACTATCGTCTGAGTTGCCATTAAGGCAGCGATTAACGTCCAGTCTTTTGCAATAAAATACATTGCCGTCCAAGACAATGACAGCAATAGCAAAGGGGTTGTGACGATCCAGTCAATGTAACGAGCGTAATGGGTTATTTGACCTGCAATTTCAACTTTACCCTGACCAAGTGCCATCGCCATGTAAGCCAGCCCTGACCAGATGGGAATGAAGGTAGCAACTAAATACTCGGACTTGGGAACGCCACGTGGATTGTTGCCGAGTGACATGAAATAAAACGCGCCAATCATCATTGAAATTACGTAAATCCAATGAAATGCGGTCTGTAAGTCCATAAGCTATCTCCGTTTCTTCTCAATCTTAAATCATAAATGTGATCCAAAAGTGAGTAGTAGGTTCCTACTACTCACTTTTGGATCACACTCCTGAGCAACACTATGAGGATAGTTGTAGGCAACATTGGCTTACGGCAGTTGTATTGCTCTTTTGTTATCGAGTGTGGAGAGAGTCAATGACAGCAACAATGGATAGCCT
Coding sequences within it:
- a CDS encoding cell wall metabolism sensor histidine kinase WalK is translated as MFNQSRRNLARWFTLSMGSILVLFAGVIYQIEAQDKLKGIDRLLYDKTRVMAASVNYKVRQNQSQVDLSNVPLLGSGSHPLAEDLIYVRWYNVEGRLVRFFGASPPEQLNTSFGYLTIQSTDPVLGTGIWLRQATLPVAGRTGVLGYLQVATPLIETQNNLTQFQLVLTFAVPITLGLIGLTGWFLSGLAMQPIRQAYQQLQQFTADASHELRSPLSAILTNAQLGLFIAADDSRYHHPLGNIVDSAKSMGVLVNNLLLLARHQGRLAPESLKLLSLNALLKNLASQFATIAKSQNIKLNYEQPERQVELWADPDLLRQVVENLLDNACKYTSGSGTVLLRLIAQPGWAIIQVVDTGIGIPEADLPYIFNRFYQVDTERSQGSGGFGLGLAIVRQIVQAHGGQIHVTSTVGKGSTFQVELPLKPYQ
- the rppA gene encoding two-component system response regulator RppA, yielding MRVLLVEDDPKQLMPLQTVLSQAGHSVDGVKDGETAQWLLSEKEYDLLILDWMLPRVSGINLCRQYRSAGKTAPVLMITARDTTPEKVSGLDAGADDYLVKPIDLVEFMARVRALSRRSPLWQGDTLRLEDLHLHLDALTIERQGTVVSLSSREFQLLEYLMRHPRQVLTRNQIEQAVWEWGTEPESNAITVLVRKLRQRLQAVGAANWIESIYGMGYRLISPEQQCPKKQ
- a CDS encoding bacteriorhodopsin, producing the protein MDLQTAFHWIYVISMMIGAFYFMSLGNNPRGVPKSEYLVATFIPIWSGLAYMAMALGQGKVEIAGQITHYARYIDWIVTTPLLLLSLSWTAMYFIAKDWTLIAALMATQTIVVVTGLIADLSGNGEARFLWYTCGVVAFLVILWGIWIPLRAKTRGQGVELSRLYNRLSTYFTVLWVSYPIVWLIGPSGLNWVNQTIETLLFCVLPFFSKVGFSYLDLNGLRRLSRAKANAATASHSVTH